Proteins from a genomic interval of Candidatus Eisenbacteria bacterium:
- the gap gene encoding type I glyceraldehyde-3-phosphate dehydrogenase: protein MALRVGINGFGRIGRLVVRAAKRRNAPIDFVAVNDLTDAATLQHLMRFDSVHGIWQECPAKPSDAGLMVVGDVMKVFAEKDPAKLPWKDLGVEVVIEATGRFTDKDKAVAHLQAGARTVLVSAPSRGADLTFVMGVNHHGFDRAKHTVVSIGSCTTNCLAPIAKVLNDSFGIERGFMTTIHAYTNDQNILDLPHKDLRRARAAAMSMIPTSTGAAKAIGEVLPELKGKLDGYAVRVPVCDGSLVDLVCTIKKPTDRGAINAAMKAAADGPLKGYLEYCEDPIVSQDIIGNPASSVFDSLSTLVMDGTSVKVFSWYDNEWGFSNRMVDALLMMA from the coding sequence ATGGCACTGCGTGTGGGCATCAATGGTTTCGGACGCATCGGTCGGCTGGTGGTGCGGGCCGCGAAGCGCCGCAATGCGCCGATCGACTTCGTCGCGGTCAACGACCTGACCGACGCGGCGACGTTGCAGCATCTCATGCGTTTCGACAGCGTGCACGGGATCTGGCAGGAGTGCCCTGCGAAACCGTCCGACGCCGGTCTGATGGTGGTCGGCGACGTGATGAAGGTGTTCGCCGAGAAAGACCCCGCGAAGCTGCCCTGGAAAGACCTCGGCGTCGAGGTCGTGATCGAGGCGACGGGTCGCTTCACCGATAAGGACAAGGCGGTCGCACATTTGCAGGCCGGCGCGCGCACCGTGCTGGTGTCGGCACCCTCCAGGGGCGCTGATCTCACGTTCGTGATGGGCGTGAATCATCACGGCTTCGATCGCGCGAAACACACCGTGGTCTCGATCGGTTCGTGCACCACGAACTGCCTGGCGCCGATCGCGAAAGTGTTGAACGACTCGTTCGGGATCGAGCGTGGATTCATGACAACGATCCACGCGTACACGAACGATCAGAACATCCTCGACCTTCCGCACAAGGACCTTCGTCGCGCACGCGCCGCGGCGATGTCGATGATCCCGACCTCGACGGGCGCCGCCAAGGCGATCGGCGAAGTGCTGCCGGAACTCAAAGGTAAGCTCGACGGCTACGCGGTGCGGGTGCCGGTGTGCGACGGTTCACTCGTCGACCTCGTGTGCACGATCAAGAAGCCGACCGATCGCGGCGCGATCAATGCGGCCATGAAGGCGGCGGCCGACGGGCCGCTCAAGGGCTACCTCGAATACTGCGAGGACCCGATCGTTTCGCAGGACATCATCGGCAATCCCGCCAGCAGCGTGTTCGACTCGCTCTCGACGCTGGTCATGGACGGCACCAGCGTCAAAGTGTTCTCGTGGTACGACAACGAGTGGGGCTTCTCGAATCGCATGGTCGACGCCCTGCTGATGATGGCGTGA
- a CDS encoding phosphoglycerate kinase: MSFAKCTLRDLHPHGQRVLVRVDFNVPLKDGEVSDDTRLVAAMPTLRHLVERGARVILMSHLGRPKGGPEAKYSLRPVAVRLERLLRQPVAFATECVGEIASRAAGALADGQVLLLENLRFHPEEEANDADFARSLASLGQAYVNDAFGTAHRAHASTEGVPRFLKPAVAGFLMEKELEYLGKVLSEPRRPFVAILGGSKISGKIDVIESLLGKVDRLLIGGAMMFTFLRAQGVPTGRSLVEEDRLEMARDVLEKAKQRGVELVLPTDCVASTASDGSAPGRPTRIAELGADEIGVDIGPESVALFQERLRDARTVLWNGPMGIFEVRAFAAGTFAVAQSLAEATARGAITVVGGGDSAAAVQEAGLAERLSHISTGGGASLEFLEGRELPGVVALDDR; encoded by the coding sequence ATGAGCTTCGCCAAGTGCACGCTGCGTGACCTTCACCCGCACGGCCAACGGGTGCTGGTGCGCGTCGACTTCAACGTGCCGCTCAAGGACGGCGAAGTCTCGGACGACACGCGGCTCGTCGCCGCGATGCCGACGCTGCGGCATCTCGTGGAGCGCGGCGCTCGCGTGATCCTCATGTCGCACCTCGGCCGGCCGAAGGGCGGACCCGAGGCGAAGTACAGCCTTCGGCCGGTCGCGGTGCGGCTCGAGCGGCTGCTGCGTCAGCCGGTCGCCTTCGCGACCGAGTGCGTCGGTGAGATCGCAAGCCGCGCGGCGGGGGCACTCGCCGACGGGCAGGTGCTGTTGCTCGAGAACTTGCGCTTCCATCCCGAGGAGGAGGCGAACGACGCGGACTTCGCGCGTTCGCTCGCGTCGCTCGGGCAGGCTTACGTCAACGATGCGTTCGGAACCGCGCATCGGGCGCACGCGTCCACCGAGGGCGTTCCGCGATTTCTCAAGCCGGCGGTGGCGGGATTCCTGATGGAGAAGGAGCTCGAATATCTGGGCAAGGTGCTGTCCGAGCCGCGCCGACCGTTCGTCGCAATCCTCGGCGGGTCCAAGATCTCGGGCAAGATCGACGTCATCGAGTCGCTCCTCGGCAAGGTGGATCGGCTGCTGATCGGCGGCGCGATGATGTTCACGTTCCTGCGGGCGCAGGGCGTGCCGACCGGGCGATCGCTGGTCGAGGAGGACCGCCTCGAGATGGCGCGTGACGTGCTCGAGAAGGCGAAGCAGCGCGGCGTCGAACTGGTGCTGCCCACCGATTGTGTCGCGAGCACCGCGAGCGACGGCTCGGCGCCCGGACGCCCGACGCGCATTGCCGAACTCGGCGCGGACGAAATCGGCGTCGACATCGGCCCCGAGAGCGTCGCGCTGTTTCAGGAGCGACTGCGTGACGCACGGACCGTGCTCTGGAACGGCCCGATGGGGATCTTCGAGGTGCGCGCGTTTGCCGCCGGGACCTTCGCCGTCGCGCAGTCGCTCGCCGAGGCGACCGCGCGTGGCGCGATCACGGTCGTGGGCGGCGGTGATTCGGCGGC